The following coding sequences lie in one Bacteroidota bacterium genomic window:
- a CDS encoding carboxypeptidase regulatory-like domain-containing protein — translation MKTKNQELNHFKNKVMSSTLKTIAILFVMLGSINAIAQTNGTIKGTIEDEKKAPLPFTQVAILQDSTVVASTQTDINGEFTVKELTPGKYSIKAFASSYNTFLLEKVSVNPNQIRYVTINMSLSSKDLPYVVITANFVEPAFDSKFVTVTPLSINQIENSAVGKTDIIGLIVMVTPGVLETPDGKDIYVRGSRRGSTGYYVDGNKTMEVPDVPGMGISGMEIITGGVPAMYGDCTGGLVIITTKEYKWEMNRKQNKIDDRKERDAAAKKVSEPMEITQ, via the coding sequence ATGAAAACGAAAAATCAGGAACTCAATCACTTTAAAAATAAAGTAATGAGTAGTACATTAAAAACAATTGCAATACTGTTTGTAATGTTGGGTTCAATCAATGCCATTGCTCAAACAAATGGTACTATTAAAGGAACAATAGAAGATGAAAAGAAAGCGCCCTTACCATTTACTCAAGTCGCTATCCTACAAGATTCAACCGTTGTTGCTTCGACTCAAACCGACATCAATGGGGAATTTACCGTAAAAGAATTAACTCCGGGGAAGTATAGCATCAAAGCATTTGCAAGCAGTTACAATACTTTTCTTCTGGAAAAAGTAAGTGTCAATCCGAATCAAATCAGATATGTGACTATCAACATGAGTTTATCATCGAAAGATTTACCATATGTTGTAATCACAGCAAATTTCGTAGAACCTGCTTTTGACTCTAAATTTGTAACCGTAACTCCACTTTCCATCAATCAAATTGAAAACAGTGCTGTTGGAAAAACTGATATTATAGGCTTAATAGTAATGGTAACGCCAGGAGTATTGGAAACGCCTGACGGAAAAGACATTTATGTAAGAGGTTCACGCAGAGGAAGCACAGGCTATTATGTGGATGGTAATAAAACAATGGAAGTACCAGATGTACCGGGCATGGGAATTAGCGGAATGGAAATCATTACAGGTGGTGTACCGGCCATGTATGGTGATTGCACCGGTGGATTAGTAATCATTACCACCAAAGAATACAAATGGGAAATGAATCGTAAACAGAATAAAATAGACGACAGAAAAGAACGAGATGCTGCGGCTAAAAAAGTAAGTGAACCAATGGAAATTACTCAATAA
- a CDS encoding sigma-70 family RNA polymerase sigma factor, translating into MSYATSHQSHLTDNELVKHYKMSSDKIYVGELYKRYTHLVLGMCINYFKDKDVAKDVVLQIFEKLFEELKKREVENFKAWLTFVVRNHCISELRKMQTQLNRDVEYQYQVKVNAIEEDEELEAEEEQKLEALEKALESLNPFQKKCIELFYLKNMTYTQIVEMTGYSVNEVKSYIQNGKRNLKMIITNTK; encoded by the coding sequence ATGAGTTACGCTACTTCACATCAAAGCCATTTAACCGATAATGAATTGGTAAAACACTACAAAATGAGTAGTGATAAAATTTATGTTGGAGAATTATACAAACGCTATACACATTTGGTACTGGGAATGTGCATCAACTATTTTAAAGATAAAGATGTTGCAAAAGATGTGGTATTGCAGATTTTCGAAAAACTGTTTGAAGAATTAAAAAAGCGTGAAGTAGAAAATTTCAAAGCATGGCTAACATTCGTTGTTCGTAATCATTGTATTTCCGAATTGCGAAAAATGCAAACACAACTAAATCGAGATGTTGAATATCAATATCAGGTTAAAGTAAATGCAATTGAAGAAGATGAAGAGTTGGAAGCGGAGGAGGAACAAAAGCTGGAAGCATTGGAAAAAGCTTTGGAAAGTTTAAACCCTTTTCAAAAGAAATGCATTGAATTGTTTTATTTGAAAAATATGACGTATACACAAATTGTTGAAATGACTGGTTATTCAGTGAATGAAGTGAAAAGTTATATTCAAAACGGTAAGCGAAATTTAAAAATGATTATTACAAATACAAAATAA